One Falco naumanni isolate bFalNau1 chromosome 13, bFalNau1.pat, whole genome shotgun sequence DNA segment encodes these proteins:
- the EIF4G1 gene encoding eukaryotic translation initiation factor 4 gamma 1 isoform X7 → MNKAPQPTGGAPTAPHPAPSPGLPQPTFPPGQTAPVVFNPAPTSQMNTPSQPRQGGFRSLQHFYQNRAQPPASASRVQSNTTARPGPPAHVYPAASQVMMIPSQISYTPSQGAYYIPGQGRSTYVVPTQQYPVQPGAPSFYPGASPTEFGTYAGAYYPAQGVQQFPAGVPTAQVIVSQQPPIPPKRERKTIRIRDPNQGGKDITEEIMSGARTSSTPTPPQAGSSLEPQANGETPHVAVIVRPDDRPKPALVVSKPVSLEPSKSASPSPPPPLIPEVEPVVLSAVTLVPMEPPVDADTKVELGEAPPDPHKTFSAITTVPGAVELPLVPAPDMDTVATEEEEEEEEEVAIPLPEPAPQAPVPPEVPLVPVVPTVPAVPLVPAAPSPPPVVMQAPEAPAKPASPSPPPPREEPCPEPPAEANGVLEEVPEPVPKAPVCQPVPAPAPAPALDSPIAQPEELPLPNGVEGTGKAEPSKEQPESDISPISEPEELAQPSTPASPPAEEEEEESEGPGEAQERSSSPAPAPSQTSEATAQVAVSVPKKKRRMKELNKKEAVGDLLDAFKESQISDSASEAENKPPTSAPAREAEDVAPARPQEESEETWEEKEDKLAPEKGKSADQKYRYKEEQWKPLNPEEKKRYDREFLLGFQFIFASMQKPEGLPQITDVVLDKANKTPLRALDPIRLSGMNCSPDFTPSFANLGRPVMGNRGLPSGLGPRRSQQSQRKEPRKIIATVSLNEDVKLNKAEKAWKPSSKRASEEEDPENIKTQELLRRVRSILNKLTPQMFQQLMKQVMELSIDTEERLKGVIDLVFEKAISEPNFSVAYANMCRCLMGLKVPTTDKPTVTVNFRKLLLNRCQKEFEKDKDDDEIFEKRQKEMDDASAPEEKARMKDELEEARDKARRRSLGNIKFIGELFKLKMLTEAIMHDCVVKLLKNHDEESLECLCRLLTTIGKDLDFEKAKPRMDQYFNQMEKIIKEKKTSSRIRFMLQDVIDLRRNSWVPRRGDQGPKTIDQIHKEAEMEEHREHIKVQQLMSKDKRRGPPGPSSSSGRGSLVADDGWNTVPISKGNRPIDTSRLTKITKPGSIDSNNQLFAPGGRLSWGKGSSGGSGAKPADSASDSGRPATSTLNRFSALQQSTPAESLESRRVVQRSSSSRDRSEKAGDRGDRESRSEKGSDRLERPDRGERADRNRSALTKRSFSKETEDRSREREKQGGPEAVRKAASMTEERDRSRETIKQEPAPPAASPKPTLSEEELEKKSKAIIEEYLHINDMKEALQCVQELGSPSSLYIFVQNGIESTLERSTISREHMGVLLCQLVKAGTLSKEQYYKGLREILEIAEDMEIDIPHIWLYLAELITPILQEEGIPMEELFREITKPLVPIGKATTLLVEVLGLLCKGMSQKTVGKLWRDGGLSWKEFLPEDQDVNKFVTEQKLEYTMGDSSDTPSHKELTSEELCKQMDKLLKENPNNQRIHDWIEANLSEQQVSSNMFIRALMTSVCHSAIVFENPYRVDAMVIRNQAKLLQKYLRDEQKELQALYALQALVVKLDQPPNLLRMFFDALYDEDVIKEEAFYKWESSKDLAEQQGKGVALKSVTAFFTWLREAEDESDNN, encoded by the exons ATGAACAAAGCTCCACAGCCCACAGGAGGAGCCCCGACAGCCCCGCACCCTGCCCCTTCTCCTGGACTGCCGCAG ccGACGTTCCCACCTGGTCAGACGGCACCTGTGGTTTTTAACCCGGCACCGACCTCACAAATGAATACGCCTTCTCAGCCGCGCCAG GGAGGATTCAGGTCTCTTCAG CATTTCTACCAGAACAGGGCGCAGCCTCCCGCCAGCGCGTCCCGCGTACAGAGTAACACgacggcccggcccggcccccctGCCCATGTGTatccagctgcttcccaggtgATGATGATACCCTCCCAGATATCCTACACACCTTCCCAAGGAGCCTATTACATTCCTGGACAG GGTCGCTCCACGTACGTCGTCCCGACCCAACAGTACCCGGTCCAGCCCGGTGCCCCTAGTTTTTACCCTGGAGCCAGCCCCACAGAGTTCGGGACTTACG cgGGTGCTTACTACCCGGCACAGGGGGTGCAGCAGTTCCCAGCGGGGGTCCCAACTGCCCAGGTCATTGTGAGCCAGCAGCCTCCAATCCCCCCAAAACGAGAGCGCAAGACG ATCCGGATACGAGACCCCAACCAAGGTGGCAAAGACATCACTGAAGAAATAATGTCCGGAGCAAGGACCTcatccacccccacccctccacag GCTGGAAGCAGTTTGGAGCCCCAGGCCAATGGAGAGACCCCCCATGTAGCAGTTATTGTCCGGCCAG ATGACCGCCCGAAGCCCGCGCTGGTGGTGAGCAAGCCTGTCTCCCTGGAGCCCAGCAAGTCGGCGTCCCCAtcgcctccccctcccctcatccCCGAGGTGGAGCCTGTGGTGCTCTCAGCTGTGACGCTGGTGCCAATGGAGCCCCCCGTGGACGCGGACACTAAAGTGGAGCTGGGCGAGGCGCCGCCCGACCCACACAAGACGTTTAGCGCCATCACTACAGTGCCAGGGGCTGTGGAGCTGCCCCTCGTGCCCGCGCCCGACATGGACACGGTGGCCAcggaggaggaagaggaggaggaggaggaggttgcCATTCCCCTCCCAGAGCCTGCCCCGCAGGCGCCTGTGCCCCCTGAGGTGCCGCTGGTGCCCGTTGTCCCCACAGTGCCAGCCGTGCCCCTGGTGCCAGCCGCGCCATCACCGCCGCCCGTCGTAATGCAGGCCCCTGAAGCACCTGCCAAACCTGCGTCTCCCAGCCCCCCACCACCCCGGGAAGAGCCCTGCCCTGAGCCCCCTGCTGAGGCCAACGGGGTCTTGGAGGAGGTGCCCGAGCCGGTCCCCAAGGCACCCGTGTGCCAGCCGGTGCCTGCACCTGCACCCGCACCCGCCCTGGACTCCCCCATCGCCCAGCCCGAAGAGCTGCCCCTGCCCAACGGGGTGGAGGGCACTGGCAAAGCAGAGCCGAGCAAGGAGCAGCCCGAGTCGGACATCAGTCCTATCTCAGAGCCTGAGGAGCtagcccagcccagcacccctgcttctcccccagctgaggaggaggaggaagagagcgAAGGCCCTGGCGAGGCCCAGGAGCGGAGCTCgagcccagcccctgccccttcGCAGACCTCAGAGGCGACCGCACAAG TCGCCGTGTCGGTGCCAAAGAAGAAGCGAAGGATGAAGGAGCTGAACAAGAAGGAGGCAGTAGGCGATCTGCTGGATGCCTTTAAAGAG TCTCAGATCAGTGACAGTGCCTCAGAAGCAGAGAACAAGCCCCCCACGTCTGCCCCTGCCCGTGAAGCAGAGGATGTGGCTCCTGCCCGTCCACAAGAAGAGTCAGAGGAGAcatgggaggagaaggaggacaAGCTGGCTCCTGAGAAGGGCAAGTCTGCTGACCAGAAGTACCGCTACAAGGAAG AGCAATGGAAGCCACTGAACCCTGAGGAGAAGAAGCGATATGACCGGGAGTTCCTGCTGGGCTTCCAGTTCATCTTTGCCAGCATGCAAAAACCTGAGGGACTGCCCCAGATTACAGATGTGGTGCTGGACAAG GCCAACAAGACCCCCCTGCGGGCGCTGGACCCCATCCGCCTTAGTGGCATGAACTGCAGCCCTGACTTCACCCCCTCCTTTGCCAACCTTGGCCGGCCCGTCATGGGCAACCGGGGCCTG CCCTCAGGGTTGGGTCCCCGCCGttcccagcagagccagaggaAGGAGCCCCGCAAAATCATTGCCACTGTGTCTCTCAATGAGGATGTCAAGTTGAACAAGGCTGAGAAGGCCTGGAAACCCAGCAGCAAGCGTGCCTCCGAGGAGGAGGATCCTGAGAACATCAAGACgcag GAACTGCTCCGCCGTGTCCGCAGCATCCTCAACAAGCTGACGCCCCAGATGTTCCAGCAGCTGATGAAGCAGGTGATGGAGTTGTCCATCGACACGGAGGAGCGGCTCAAGGGTGTCATCGACCTCGTCTTTGAGAAGGCCATCTCGGAGCCAAACTTCTCTGTTGCCTATGCTAACATGTGCCGTTGCCTTATGGGg ctcaAAGTGCCCACAACAGACAAGCCCACGGTGACTGTGAACTTCCGCAAGCTGCTGCTCAACCGCTGCCAGAAGGAGTTTGAGAAGGACAAGGATGACGATGAGATCTTTGAGAAGCGACAGAAGGAGATGGATGATGCCAGTGCT cccgAGGAGAAAGCACGCATGAAAGATGAGTTGGAAGAGGCACGGGACAAGGCCCGCCGACGATCTCTGGGGAACATTAAGTTTATCGGAGAGCTCTTCAAACTGAAGATGTTGACAGAGGCCATCATGCACGACTGTGTGGTGAAGCTGCTCAAAAACCATGATGAGGAGTCTCTTGAGTGCCTTTGCCGTCTACTTACCACCATTGGCAAGGACCTGGACTTTGAGAAGGCCAAG CCCAGGATGGACCAGTACTTCAATCAGATGGAGAAGATCATCAAAGAGAAGAAGACATCATCCCGAATCCGTTTCATGCTGCAGGATGTGATTGACCTCAGACGG AATAGCTGGGTGCCGCGGCGAGGAGACCAGGGCCCCAAAACCATTGACCAGATCCACAAGGAAGCAGAGATGGAGGAGCATCGGGAACACATCAAAGTGCAGCAGCTCATGTCAAAGGACAAGAGGAGAGGACCCCCTGGGCCATCCTCCAGCA GTGGGCGTGGGAGCCTGGTTGCAGATGATGGCTGGAACACAGTGCCCATCAGCAAGGGCAACCGGCCCATTGACACCAGCCGGCTAACGAAGATCACCAAG cctggatCAATCGACTCCAACAACCAGCTCTTCGCACCAGGTGGGCGGCTGAGCTGGGGCAAGGGCAGCAGCGGAGGGTCTGGCGCAAAGCCTGCAGATTCAG CATCTGATTCAGGGCGACCAGCCACGAGCACCTTGAACCGCTTCTCAGCACTTCAGCAGTCGACCCCTGCCGAGAGCCTGGAGTCCCGCCGTGTGGTGCAGAG gagcagctccagccGCGACAGGTCAGAGaaggctggggacagaggggaccGGGAGTCACgttcagagaagggcagcgaCCGCCTTGAACGTCCTGACCGGGGGGAGCGGGCAGACAGGAACAGGTCTGCCCTCACCAAGAGGAGCTTCAGCAAAGAGACAGAGGACAGGAGCCGAGAACGGGAGAAGCAGGGCGGCCCTGAGGCTGTGCGCAAGGCTGCTAGCATGACGGAGGAACGGGACAGAAGCCGAGAGACCA TTAAGCAAGAGccagcacctcctgcagcatcccccaaGCCCACACTGtcagaggaggagctggagaagaaatCAAAGGCGATCATAGAGGAATACCTGCACATCAATGACATGAAG GAGGCCCTTCAGTgtgtgcaggagctgggcagcccctCCTCGCTCTACATCTTTGTGCAGAACGGCATAGAGTCAACACTGGAGAGGAGCACCATCTCCCGTGAGCACATGGGGGTCCTGCTGTGCCAACTGGTGAAGGCGGGCACGCTCTCCAAGGAGCAATACTACAAAGG GCTGCGGGAGATCCTGGAGATTGCGGAAGACATGGAGATCGACATCCCACACATCTGGCTGTACTTGGCTGAGCTTATTACCCCCATCCTGCAAGAGGAAGGCATCCCCATGGAGGAACTGTTCAG GGAGATAACGAAGCCCCTAGTGCCCATTGGGAAGGCCACCACACTGCTGGTTGAGGTGCTGGGCTTGTTGTGCAAGGGCATG AGCCAGAAGACTGTAGGCAAGCTGTGGCGGGATGGAGGCTTGAGCTGGAAGGAATTCCTGCCTGAGGACCAGGATGTCAACAAATTTGTCACAGAGCAG AAATTGGAGTACACAATGGGGGACAGCTCAGACACGCCGAGCCACAAGGAGCTGACCTCAGAGGAGTTGTGCAAGCAGATGGAtaaactgctgaaggagaacCCGAACAACCAAAGAATACATGACTGGATCGAG GCCAACCTGAGTGAGCAGCAGGTCTCGTCTAACATGTTTATCAGGGCCCTGATGACATCTGTGTGCCACTCAGCCATTGTCT TTGAGAACCCCTACCGTGTGGATGCCATGGTCATCCGCAACCAAGccaagctgctgcagaaatactTGCGGGATGAGCAGAAGGAGCTCCAGGCGCTATATGCCCTACAAGCCTTGGTGGTGAAGTTGGACCAGCCTCCCA ACTTGCTGCGAATGTTCTTTGATGCCCTCTACGATGAGGATGTCATCAAGGAGGAGGCGTTCTACAAGTGGGAGTCCAGCAAGGacctggctgagcagcagggcaAAGGAGTGGCTCTCAAATCAGTGACGGCCTTTTTCACCTGGCTCCGGGAAGCCGAGGATGAGTCTGACAACAACTGA
- the EIF4G1 gene encoding eukaryotic translation initiation factor 4 gamma 1 isoform X1: protein MNKAPQPTGGAPTAPHPAPSPGLPQPTFPPGQTAPVVFNPAPTSQMNTPSQPRQFPAGPRAIHQQGGFRSLQHFYQNRAQPPASASRVQSNTTARPGPPAHVYPAASQVMMIPSQISYTPSQGAYYIPGQGRSTYVVPTQQYPVQPGAPSFYPGASPTEFGTYAGAYYPAQGVQQFPAGVPTAQVIVSQQPPIPPKRERKTIRIRDPNQGGKDITEEIMSGARTSSTPTPPQAGSSLEPQANGETPHVAVIVRPDDRPKPALVVSKPVSLEPSKSASPSPPPPLIPEVEPVVLSAVTLVPMEPPVDADTKVELGEAPPDPHKTFSAITTVPGAVELPLVPAPDMDTVATEEEEEEEEEVAIPLPEPAPQAPVPPEVPLVPVVPTVPAVPLVPAAPSPPPVVMQAPEAPAKPASPSPPPPREEPCPEPPAEANGVLEEVPEPVPKAPVCQPVPAPAPAPALDSPIAQPEELPLPNGVEGTGKAEPSKEQPESDISPISEPEELAQPSTPASPPAEEEEEESEGPGEAQERSSSPAPAPSQTSEATAQVAVSVPKKKRRMKELNKKEAVGDLLDAFKESQISDSASEAENKPPTSAPAREAEDVAPARPQEESEETWEEKEDKLAPEKGKSADQKYRYKEEQWKPLNPEEKKRYDREFLLGFQFIFASMQKPEGLPQITDVVLDKPCVPSQANKTPLRALDPIRLSGMNCSPDFTPSFANLGRPVMGNRGLPSGLGPRRSQQSQRKEPRKIIATVSLNEDVKLNKAEKAWKPSSKRASEEEDPENIKTQELLRRVRSILNKLTPQMFQQLMKQVMELSIDTEERLKGVIDLVFEKAISEPNFSVAYANMCRCLMGLKVPTTDKPTVTVNFRKLLLNRCQKEFEKDKDDDEIFEKRQKEMDDASAPEEKARMKDELEEARDKARRRSLGNIKFIGELFKLKMLTEAIMHDCVVKLLKNHDEESLECLCRLLTTIGKDLDFEKAKPRMDQYFNQMEKIIKEKKTSSRIRFMLQDVIDLRRNSWVPRRGDQGPKTIDQIHKEAEMEEHREHIKVQQLMSKDKRRGPPGPSSSSGRGSLVADDGWNTVPISKGNRPIDTSRLTKITKPGSIDSNNQLFAPGGRLSWGKGSSGGSGAKPADSASDSGRPATSTLNRFSALQQSTPAESLESRRVVQRSSSSRDRSEKAGDRGDRESRSEKGSDRLERPDRGERADRNRSALTKRSFSKETEDRSREREKQGGPEAVRKAASMTEERDRSRETIKQEPAPPAASPKPTLSEEELEKKSKAIIEEYLHINDMKEALQCVQELGSPSSLYIFVQNGIESTLERSTISREHMGVLLCQLVKAGTLSKEQYYKGLREILEIAEDMEIDIPHIWLYLAELITPILQEEGIPMEELFREITKPLVPIGKATTLLVEVLGLLCKGMSQKTVGKLWRDGGLSWKEFLPEDQDVNKFVTEQKLEYTMGDSSDTPSHKELTSEELCKQMDKLLKENPNNQRIHDWIEANLSEQQVSSNMFIRALMTSVCHSAIVFENPYRVDAMVIRNQAKLLQKYLRDEQKELQALYALQALVVKLDQPPNLLRMFFDALYDEDVIKEEAFYKWESSKDLAEQQGKGVALKSVTAFFTWLREAEDESDNN from the exons ATGAACAAAGCTCCACAGCCCACAGGAGGAGCCCCGACAGCCCCGCACCCTGCCCCTTCTCCTGGACTGCCGCAG ccGACGTTCCCACCTGGTCAGACGGCACCTGTGGTTTTTAACCCGGCACCGACCTCACAAATGAATACGCCTTCTCAGCCGCGCCAG TTTCCAGCAGGGCCTCGGGCTATTCACCAGCAG GGAGGATTCAGGTCTCTTCAG CATTTCTACCAGAACAGGGCGCAGCCTCCCGCCAGCGCGTCCCGCGTACAGAGTAACACgacggcccggcccggcccccctGCCCATGTGTatccagctgcttcccaggtgATGATGATACCCTCCCAGATATCCTACACACCTTCCCAAGGAGCCTATTACATTCCTGGACAG GGTCGCTCCACGTACGTCGTCCCGACCCAACAGTACCCGGTCCAGCCCGGTGCCCCTAGTTTTTACCCTGGAGCCAGCCCCACAGAGTTCGGGACTTACG cgGGTGCTTACTACCCGGCACAGGGGGTGCAGCAGTTCCCAGCGGGGGTCCCAACTGCCCAGGTCATTGTGAGCCAGCAGCCTCCAATCCCCCCAAAACGAGAGCGCAAGACG ATCCGGATACGAGACCCCAACCAAGGTGGCAAAGACATCACTGAAGAAATAATGTCCGGAGCAAGGACCTcatccacccccacccctccacag GCTGGAAGCAGTTTGGAGCCCCAGGCCAATGGAGAGACCCCCCATGTAGCAGTTATTGTCCGGCCAG ATGACCGCCCGAAGCCCGCGCTGGTGGTGAGCAAGCCTGTCTCCCTGGAGCCCAGCAAGTCGGCGTCCCCAtcgcctccccctcccctcatccCCGAGGTGGAGCCTGTGGTGCTCTCAGCTGTGACGCTGGTGCCAATGGAGCCCCCCGTGGACGCGGACACTAAAGTGGAGCTGGGCGAGGCGCCGCCCGACCCACACAAGACGTTTAGCGCCATCACTACAGTGCCAGGGGCTGTGGAGCTGCCCCTCGTGCCCGCGCCCGACATGGACACGGTGGCCAcggaggaggaagaggaggaggaggaggaggttgcCATTCCCCTCCCAGAGCCTGCCCCGCAGGCGCCTGTGCCCCCTGAGGTGCCGCTGGTGCCCGTTGTCCCCACAGTGCCAGCCGTGCCCCTGGTGCCAGCCGCGCCATCACCGCCGCCCGTCGTAATGCAGGCCCCTGAAGCACCTGCCAAACCTGCGTCTCCCAGCCCCCCACCACCCCGGGAAGAGCCCTGCCCTGAGCCCCCTGCTGAGGCCAACGGGGTCTTGGAGGAGGTGCCCGAGCCGGTCCCCAAGGCACCCGTGTGCCAGCCGGTGCCTGCACCTGCACCCGCACCCGCCCTGGACTCCCCCATCGCCCAGCCCGAAGAGCTGCCCCTGCCCAACGGGGTGGAGGGCACTGGCAAAGCAGAGCCGAGCAAGGAGCAGCCCGAGTCGGACATCAGTCCTATCTCAGAGCCTGAGGAGCtagcccagcccagcacccctgcttctcccccagctgaggaggaggaggaagagagcgAAGGCCCTGGCGAGGCCCAGGAGCGGAGCTCgagcccagcccctgccccttcGCAGACCTCAGAGGCGACCGCACAAG TCGCCGTGTCGGTGCCAAAGAAGAAGCGAAGGATGAAGGAGCTGAACAAGAAGGAGGCAGTAGGCGATCTGCTGGATGCCTTTAAAGAG TCTCAGATCAGTGACAGTGCCTCAGAAGCAGAGAACAAGCCCCCCACGTCTGCCCCTGCCCGTGAAGCAGAGGATGTGGCTCCTGCCCGTCCACAAGAAGAGTCAGAGGAGAcatgggaggagaaggaggacaAGCTGGCTCCTGAGAAGGGCAAGTCTGCTGACCAGAAGTACCGCTACAAGGAAG AGCAATGGAAGCCACTGAACCCTGAGGAGAAGAAGCGATATGACCGGGAGTTCCTGCTGGGCTTCCAGTTCATCTTTGCCAGCATGCAAAAACCTGAGGGACTGCCCCAGATTACAGATGTGGTGCTGGACAAG CCGTGTGTACCTTCGCAGGCCAACAAGACCCCCCTGCGGGCGCTGGACCCCATCCGCCTTAGTGGCATGAACTGCAGCCCTGACTTCACCCCCTCCTTTGCCAACCTTGGCCGGCCCGTCATGGGCAACCGGGGCCTG CCCTCAGGGTTGGGTCCCCGCCGttcccagcagagccagaggaAGGAGCCCCGCAAAATCATTGCCACTGTGTCTCTCAATGAGGATGTCAAGTTGAACAAGGCTGAGAAGGCCTGGAAACCCAGCAGCAAGCGTGCCTCCGAGGAGGAGGATCCTGAGAACATCAAGACgcag GAACTGCTCCGCCGTGTCCGCAGCATCCTCAACAAGCTGACGCCCCAGATGTTCCAGCAGCTGATGAAGCAGGTGATGGAGTTGTCCATCGACACGGAGGAGCGGCTCAAGGGTGTCATCGACCTCGTCTTTGAGAAGGCCATCTCGGAGCCAAACTTCTCTGTTGCCTATGCTAACATGTGCCGTTGCCTTATGGGg ctcaAAGTGCCCACAACAGACAAGCCCACGGTGACTGTGAACTTCCGCAAGCTGCTGCTCAACCGCTGCCAGAAGGAGTTTGAGAAGGACAAGGATGACGATGAGATCTTTGAGAAGCGACAGAAGGAGATGGATGATGCCAGTGCT cccgAGGAGAAAGCACGCATGAAAGATGAGTTGGAAGAGGCACGGGACAAGGCCCGCCGACGATCTCTGGGGAACATTAAGTTTATCGGAGAGCTCTTCAAACTGAAGATGTTGACAGAGGCCATCATGCACGACTGTGTGGTGAAGCTGCTCAAAAACCATGATGAGGAGTCTCTTGAGTGCCTTTGCCGTCTACTTACCACCATTGGCAAGGACCTGGACTTTGAGAAGGCCAAG CCCAGGATGGACCAGTACTTCAATCAGATGGAGAAGATCATCAAAGAGAAGAAGACATCATCCCGAATCCGTTTCATGCTGCAGGATGTGATTGACCTCAGACGG AATAGCTGGGTGCCGCGGCGAGGAGACCAGGGCCCCAAAACCATTGACCAGATCCACAAGGAAGCAGAGATGGAGGAGCATCGGGAACACATCAAAGTGCAGCAGCTCATGTCAAAGGACAAGAGGAGAGGACCCCCTGGGCCATCCTCCAGCA GTGGGCGTGGGAGCCTGGTTGCAGATGATGGCTGGAACACAGTGCCCATCAGCAAGGGCAACCGGCCCATTGACACCAGCCGGCTAACGAAGATCACCAAG cctggatCAATCGACTCCAACAACCAGCTCTTCGCACCAGGTGGGCGGCTGAGCTGGGGCAAGGGCAGCAGCGGAGGGTCTGGCGCAAAGCCTGCAGATTCAG CATCTGATTCAGGGCGACCAGCCACGAGCACCTTGAACCGCTTCTCAGCACTTCAGCAGTCGACCCCTGCCGAGAGCCTGGAGTCCCGCCGTGTGGTGCAGAG gagcagctccagccGCGACAGGTCAGAGaaggctggggacagaggggaccGGGAGTCACgttcagagaagggcagcgaCCGCCTTGAACGTCCTGACCGGGGGGAGCGGGCAGACAGGAACAGGTCTGCCCTCACCAAGAGGAGCTTCAGCAAAGAGACAGAGGACAGGAGCCGAGAACGGGAGAAGCAGGGCGGCCCTGAGGCTGTGCGCAAGGCTGCTAGCATGACGGAGGAACGGGACAGAAGCCGAGAGACCA TTAAGCAAGAGccagcacctcctgcagcatcccccaaGCCCACACTGtcagaggaggagctggagaagaaatCAAAGGCGATCATAGAGGAATACCTGCACATCAATGACATGAAG GAGGCCCTTCAGTgtgtgcaggagctgggcagcccctCCTCGCTCTACATCTTTGTGCAGAACGGCATAGAGTCAACACTGGAGAGGAGCACCATCTCCCGTGAGCACATGGGGGTCCTGCTGTGCCAACTGGTGAAGGCGGGCACGCTCTCCAAGGAGCAATACTACAAAGG GCTGCGGGAGATCCTGGAGATTGCGGAAGACATGGAGATCGACATCCCACACATCTGGCTGTACTTGGCTGAGCTTATTACCCCCATCCTGCAAGAGGAAGGCATCCCCATGGAGGAACTGTTCAG GGAGATAACGAAGCCCCTAGTGCCCATTGGGAAGGCCACCACACTGCTGGTTGAGGTGCTGGGCTTGTTGTGCAAGGGCATG AGCCAGAAGACTGTAGGCAAGCTGTGGCGGGATGGAGGCTTGAGCTGGAAGGAATTCCTGCCTGAGGACCAGGATGTCAACAAATTTGTCACAGAGCAG AAATTGGAGTACACAATGGGGGACAGCTCAGACACGCCGAGCCACAAGGAGCTGACCTCAGAGGAGTTGTGCAAGCAGATGGAtaaactgctgaaggagaacCCGAACAACCAAAGAATACATGACTGGATCGAG GCCAACCTGAGTGAGCAGCAGGTCTCGTCTAACATGTTTATCAGGGCCCTGATGACATCTGTGTGCCACTCAGCCATTGTCT TTGAGAACCCCTACCGTGTGGATGCCATGGTCATCCGCAACCAAGccaagctgctgcagaaatactTGCGGGATGAGCAGAAGGAGCTCCAGGCGCTATATGCCCTACAAGCCTTGGTGGTGAAGTTGGACCAGCCTCCCA ACTTGCTGCGAATGTTCTTTGATGCCCTCTACGATGAGGATGTCATCAAGGAGGAGGCGTTCTACAAGTGGGAGTCCAGCAAGGacctggctgagcagcagggcaAAGGAGTGGCTCTCAAATCAGTGACGGCCTTTTTCACCTGGCTCCGGGAAGCCGAGGATGAGTCTGACAACAACTGA